Proteins found in one Erythrobacter sp. 3-20A1M genomic segment:
- a CDS encoding type II secretion system F family protein, whose translation MILLSSATGPTLLGVDVIFAGTVLAAIAALSVLFAVYTAMSVKNPMAKRLRALNARRDELKSGIVKSTARKRQSLVKRTNQTELVRERLEKMKVLQQSQLKDIRQKLAHAGYRNPELAFFVIGARMVVPITLGLLVFFVVYLGNSFPEWGDFKRFATFAAAVGIGYKAPEIFLKNKATKRTAEIRKGLPDALDLLVICAEAGLTVDAAFGRVARELGSAYPELGEEFTLTSIELSFLSERKQAFDNLAYRVNLESVRGVVTTMIQTERYGTPLASALRVLSAEFRNERMMRAEEKAARLPAIMTIPLILFILPVLFIVILGPAACSIADAFAAGGPVKG comes from the coding sequence GTGATCCTTCTCTCCTCCGCCACCGGCCCTACCCTCCTGGGCGTAGACGTGATCTTCGCCGGCACGGTGCTGGCCGCGATCGCCGCGCTGTCGGTGCTGTTCGCGGTCTATACCGCGATGAGCGTGAAGAACCCCATGGCGAAACGCCTACGGGCCCTGAACGCGCGGCGGGACGAACTGAAATCCGGCATTGTAAAGTCGACCGCGCGCAAGCGGCAGAGCCTCGTCAAGCGAACCAACCAGACCGAACTGGTGCGCGAGCGGCTGGAGAAGATGAAGGTCCTCCAGCAAAGCCAGCTGAAGGACATCCGTCAGAAGCTGGCGCATGCCGGCTATCGCAATCCCGAACTCGCCTTCTTCGTCATCGGCGCGCGCATGGTGGTGCCCATCACGCTCGGCCTGCTGGTCTTCTTCGTGGTCTATCTGGGCAACTCCTTTCCCGAATGGGGCGATTTCAAGCGGTTCGCCACTTTCGCCGCAGCGGTCGGCATCGGCTACAAGGCACCCGAAATCTTCCTCAAGAACAAGGCGACCAAGCGGACCGCCGAAATTCGCAAGGGATTGCCCGACGCGCTGGACCTCCTCGTCATCTGCGCCGAGGCGGGCCTTACCGTCGATGCCGCTTTTGGTCGGGTGGCGCGCGAACTGGGCTCCGCCTACCCCGAACTTGGCGAGGAATTCACGCTGACCTCGATCGAGCTCTCCTTCCTGTCCGAACGCAAGCAGGCGTTCGACAACCTGGCCTATCGCGTGAACCTGGAATCGGTGCGCGGGGTGGTGACCACCATGATCCAGACGGAGCGCTACGGGACCCCGCTCGCCTCCGCACTGCGCGTGCTGTCGGCCGAGTTCCGCAACGAGCGGATGATGCGCGCCGAGGAGAAGGCGGCCCGCCTGCCCGCGATCATGACGATCCCGCTGATCCTGTTCATCCTGCCGGTGCTGTTCATCGTCATCCTGGGTCCGGCGGCATGCTCCATCGCCGACGCCTTCGCCGCGGGCGGCCCGGTGAAGGGCTGA
- a CDS encoding type II secretion system F family protein → MQQIQNRLDRTGKGWSVTGYMNTCIGLGLVVGGLVFLKSGALFLGLFVGVIVGLGLPHIYVSRLITKRTAQFNARFPDAIELLVRGLRSGLPVTETLQVVAREVPGPVGQEFKGICERIRIGRTMDEALQVAAEKLGIPEFNFFCISLAIQRETGGNLAETLSNLSEVLRKRSQMKLKIKAMSSESKASAYIVGALPFLVFGLVYYMKPDYLQGFFTEDRLIIAGLGGMVWMGIGAFIMAKMINFEI, encoded by the coding sequence ATGCAACAGATCCAGAACCGGCTCGACCGCACTGGCAAGGGATGGTCGGTCACCGGCTACATGAACACCTGCATCGGTCTGGGGCTGGTGGTCGGCGGGCTCGTTTTCCTGAAGTCTGGCGCGCTGTTCCTGGGCCTGTTCGTCGGGGTGATCGTCGGCCTCGGGCTTCCCCATATCTATGTGAGCCGCCTCATCACGAAGCGTACGGCGCAGTTCAATGCGCGGTTCCCCGATGCAATCGAACTGCTGGTTCGTGGCCTGCGATCCGGCTTGCCCGTCACCGAGACGCTGCAGGTCGTCGCGCGGGAGGTGCCGGGGCCGGTGGGCCAGGAATTCAAGGGCATCTGCGAACGTATCCGGATCGGGCGCACCATGGACGAGGCGCTGCAGGTCGCGGCGGAAAAGCTCGGTATTCCCGAATTCAACTTCTTCTGCATCTCGCTCGCCATTCAGCGCGAGACCGGCGGCAACCTCGCCGAAACGCTGTCCAACCTCTCCGAAGTGCTGCGCAAGCGCAGCCAGATGAAGCTGAAAATCAAGGCGATGAGCTCGGAGTCCAAGGCATCGGCCTACATCGTGGGGGCCCTCCCCTTCCTCGTCTTCGGGCTCGTCTATTACATGAAGCCCGATTATCTGCAGGGCTTCTTCACCGAAGACCGCCTGATCATCGCCGGGCTCGGCGGAATGGTGTGGATGGGCATCGGCGCGTTCATCATGGCCAAGATGATCAATTTCGAGATCTGA
- a CDS encoding pilus assembly protein CpaE, which yields MNAPWNSASRAPVSAYICDTAALDTVRSAVAEMGWSPELCHKGGLRDAVQALAVSASPNILLVDLSECGDPLNDINSLAEVCEPGTVVIAIGQINDVRLYRGLLASGMHDYMLKPLALKTMYEALQEAQEIFTAPKAGEGNTGRRHISTAIIGTRGGVGASTLATSLAWEFSEQHKLTTALLDLDIHFGVGALTLDLEPGRGLTDAIENPSRIDGLFIERAMIRANAKLAILSAEAPMNAPLLTDGAAFVQLTEEFRQAFELTVIDLPRNMLINFPHLLNDVNVAVIATEITLAAARDTIRILSWMKTHAPHVEPVIVANKSQPAVAEISRSDFEASIETKIDFVVPLDAKAASNAAKLGRVLTHATPSSKASVVIRELGDRIAALGDDSVDGAGSVSKTQKKSLLESLDLKSLIPGAKSSSKPKEKAAAR from the coding sequence ATGAACGCACCCTGGAACAGCGCGAGCCGCGCCCCCGTCAGCGCCTATATCTGCGATACAGCGGCGCTCGACACGGTCCGTAGCGCGGTCGCCGAAATGGGCTGGTCGCCGGAACTGTGCCACAAGGGCGGCCTGCGCGACGCGGTGCAGGCGCTGGCTGTGAGCGCGAGCCCCAACATCCTGCTGGTCGACCTGTCGGAATGCGGCGATCCGCTGAACGACATCAACTCCCTGGCCGAGGTCTGCGAACCCGGTACGGTGGTAATCGCGATCGGCCAGATCAACGATGTGCGCCTTTATCGCGGTCTCCTGGCCAGCGGCATGCACGACTACATGCTGAAGCCGCTGGCGCTGAAGACAATGTACGAAGCCCTGCAGGAAGCGCAGGAGATCTTCACCGCGCCGAAGGCGGGCGAAGGCAATACCGGGCGGCGGCATATCAGCACCGCGATCATCGGAACGCGCGGCGGTGTCGGCGCGTCCACGCTGGCGACGTCGCTCGCCTGGGAGTTCAGCGAGCAGCACAAGCTGACGACCGCGCTGTTGGACCTCGACATCCATTTCGGTGTGGGGGCCCTGACCCTCGACCTCGAGCCGGGTCGCGGCCTGACCGACGCGATCGAGAACCCCAGCCGCATCGACGGCCTGTTCATCGAACGCGCGATGATCCGCGCCAATGCAAAGCTCGCGATCCTGTCGGCGGAAGCACCGATGAATGCACCGCTGCTGACCGATGGCGCGGCCTTCGTGCAACTGACGGAAGAGTTTCGTCAGGCGTTCGAACTGACCGTGATCGATCTGCCGCGCAACATGCTGATCAACTTCCCGCATCTGCTCAACGACGTGAACGTGGCGGTCATCGCGACCGAGATCACCCTGGCGGCCGCGCGCGACACCATCCGGATTCTCAGCTGGATGAAAACCCACGCCCCGCACGTCGAGCCGGTAATCGTCGCCAACAAATCCCAGCCGGCGGTGGCCGAGATCAGCAGGAGCGATTTCGAAGCCTCGATCGAGACCAAGATCGACTTCGTCGTGCCGCTCGATGCGAAGGCCGCTTCCAATGCCGCCAAGCTGGGCCGCGTGCTTACCCATGCCACGCCATCGAGCAAGGCCAGCGTAGTGATCCGCGAACTGGGCGATCGGATCGCGGCGCTGGGCGACGATAGTGTCGATGGAGCGGGCAGTGTGAGTAAGACGCAGAAGAAATCGCTACTCGAAAGCCTCGATCTGAAGTCGCTCATTCCGGGGGCCAAGAGCTCTTCGAAACCGAAAGAGAAAGCCGCGGCGCGCTGA